In Nocardioides sp. JQ2195, a genomic segment contains:
- a CDS encoding TetR family transcriptional regulator: MLEATVESLAEVGWAGTSVVGVAARAGVSRGAAQHHFATRDDLVRASAEAVLDELTRIVQARESSLDDARGRPLAVVELLADMWASSLGRAATHLWVAASTDPTLRELVLPLEKRFSRELFRATAELLQADCEEPGAAQSVRLTIDLTRGVGLGTLLHPNLQRRKAELAQWAAVLATIPGIGV; the protein is encoded by the coding sequence TTGCTGGAAGCCACCGTCGAGAGCCTGGCCGAGGTCGGCTGGGCAGGCACGTCGGTCGTGGGCGTCGCTGCGCGCGCCGGGGTCTCGCGTGGCGCTGCCCAGCACCACTTCGCGACGCGTGACGACCTGGTCCGGGCCTCCGCCGAGGCGGTCCTCGACGAGCTGACCCGGATCGTCCAGGCGCGGGAGTCGAGCCTCGACGACGCCCGGGGACGACCGCTCGCAGTGGTGGAGCTGCTCGCCGACATGTGGGCGAGCAGCCTGGGCAGGGCGGCCACGCACCTGTGGGTGGCGGCGTCGACGGACCCGACGTTGCGCGAGCTGGTGCTGCCGCTGGAGAAGCGGTTCAGCCGCGAGCTGTTCCGAGCCACGGCCGAGCTCCTGCAGGCCGACTGCGAGGAGCCCGGCGCCGCGCAGTCGGTCCGTCTGACCATCGACCTGACCCGCGGTGTCGGCCTGGGCACCCTGCTCCACCCGAACCTGCAGCGACGGAAGGCTGAGCTGGCCCAGTGGGCCGCCGTGCTCGCCACGATCCCGGGCATCGGCGTCTAG